Proteins from one Arthrobacter sp. Soc17.1.1.1 genomic window:
- a CDS encoding aminoacyl-tRNA deacylase: MDHPARPLPAERDAEARGLAVTLVHRDHAGTFDDAAAAQGLTRDDGVKTMVAKVGGAAVFVLIPGTRRLDWPKLRALLGANRASLVEPEAALEITGYAPGTITPLGSSSDLPVYADERIAGRRIGMGSGARDLLLFTDADPLLASLGATMGDITS; this comes from the coding sequence ATGGACCACCCCGCACGCCCGCTGCCCGCAGAACGTGACGCCGAGGCGCGCGGACTCGCCGTCACCCTCGTGCACAGGGACCATGCGGGCACCTTCGACGACGCGGCCGCCGCCCAGGGGCTCACCCGCGACGACGGCGTGAAGACGATGGTGGCCAAGGTCGGCGGCGCCGCGGTGTTCGTCCTGATCCCCGGCACGCGGCGCCTGGACTGGCCCAAGCTGCGTGCCCTGCTCGGCGCCAACCGGGCATCCCTCGTGGAGCCCGAGGCGGCCCTCGAGATCACGGGCTACGCACCGGGCACCATCACGCCCCTCGGCAGCAGCAGCGACCTGCCCGTCTACGCCGACGAGCGCATCGCCGGACGCCGGATCGGCATGGGATCCGGTGCGCGGGACCTCCTGCTCTTCACGGATGCCGATCCGCTCCTGGCGTCCCTCGGCGCCACAATGGGTGACATCACCTCCTGA
- a CDS encoding DNA-formamidopyrimidine glycosylase family protein, translated as MPEGDSVFRLAVRLRRSLDGRALTRGDLRVPAHATDALDGQRVMQHVTHGKHLLTRFDGGLTLHTHLRMQGSWTVTVPGRRLPHRLLPEARVILEVAGGPTAYGLNLPVVDLLPTRAEHDVVGHLGPDPLRNDWSAEEAVRRLRRSPGERVAAALLDQRNVAGFGNLWANELCFLRGLHPDTAMADVDVPALVALGTRCLRFSATRPGAHQVTTGNTRRGEQHWVAGRAGRPCLRCGTTVLVRAEVPGDPGRRRTWWCPRCQPSPG; from the coding sequence ATGCCCGAGGGTGACAGCGTCTTCCGCCTCGCCGTGCGCCTGCGACGGTCGCTCGACGGCCGGGCCCTGACGCGCGGGGACCTGCGCGTCCCAGCACACGCCACCGACGCCCTTGACGGGCAGCGGGTGATGCAGCATGTCACGCACGGGAAGCATCTGCTGACCCGGTTCGACGGCGGGCTCACCCTCCACACGCACCTGCGGATGCAGGGGTCCTGGACCGTCACGGTACCGGGCAGGAGGCTGCCGCACCGGCTGCTGCCGGAGGCGCGCGTGATCCTCGAGGTCGCCGGCGGACCGACGGCGTACGGGCTGAACCTACCCGTCGTCGACCTGCTGCCCACGCGCGCCGAGCACGACGTCGTCGGGCACCTCGGGCCGGATCCGCTGCGGAACGACTGGTCCGCGGAGGAGGCGGTCCGGCGGCTCCGCCGCTCCCCGGGAGAACGCGTGGCCGCGGCCCTGCTCGACCAGCGCAACGTCGCCGGCTTCGGCAACCTCTGGGCGAACGAACTCTGCTTCCTGCGCGGCCTCCACCCCGACACGGCGATGGCCGACGTCGACGTCCCGGCCCTCGTGGCCCTCGGCACCCGCTGCCTCCGCTTCTCCGCCACGCGGCCCGGCGCGCACCAGGTCACCACGGGGAACACGCGCAGGGGCGAGCAGCACTGGGTGGCCGGCCGGGCCGGGAGGCCCTGCCTGCGGTGCGGGACCACCGTGCTCGTGCGGGCCGAGGTGCCGGGCGACCCGGGCCGACGCCGCACCTGGTGGTGTCCGCGCTGCCAGCCGTCCCCCGGCTGA
- the malQ gene encoding 4-alpha-glucanotransferase produces the protein MADTTQHEDGAPVAPTPLERLAEAHRVGTTFKGWDGRPARVAPETLVTVLAALGVDASSDASIGQALTDVEDGPWRSVLPAVVVVRRSDLDPVVLHVPVGAEVEFWAVDEDGVPYTGTVGDATGARTVDGRALEQREGTLPHALPLGWHTLHARVDGRETSSTFVVTPDRLSTTAALRKHRTWGLMAQLYSVRSSGSWGIGDLSDLGQLAQAAAAHGGGFVLVNPLHAAEPVPPVEPSPYLPTTRRYFHPLYLRIEDVPEYARLDDAARARISALAAGFTTANTATELLDRDSSYAAKLEALELVFAHPLPEQRQHDFDAYRAHQGQGLADFALWSALAETYPPGAPEWDDVGRPGSAGAREYAERHAERIEFHEWLQWLLDEQLQEAQLEATGAGMRIGVVHDLAVGVHPSGADAWSLQDVLASGISVGAPPDMFNQHGQDWSQPPWHPERLAASGYAAFRDMLRNILRHAGGIRVDHILGLFRLWWIPQGAAPGAGAYVYYDHRALIGILVLEAERAGAVVVGEDLGVFEPGVQEYLGERGVFGTSILWFEQDEDGPLPPEAYREGCLTTVTVHDLPPSAGYLAGEHVALREKLGLLSRPVAEEQAEDRAVQEKFLALLRQRGLLAGTPDVRQTVEALHAFIAQTPSVLLGVALADAVGERRTQNQPGTNDEYPNWRIPLADADGRAVLVEDLAGNERFASLVASLGLPPADGEAAGPIA, from the coding sequence ATGGCCGATACGACGCAGCATGAAGACGGCGCCCCGGTGGCGCCCACACCCCTCGAGCGACTCGCCGAAGCCCACCGGGTGGGCACCACCTTCAAGGGGTGGGACGGCCGGCCTGCGCGCGTCGCGCCGGAGACGCTCGTCACCGTGCTCGCCGCCCTCGGCGTCGATGCCTCGTCCGACGCCTCGATCGGGCAGGCGCTCACGGATGTCGAGGACGGCCCGTGGCGCTCGGTGCTCCCCGCCGTCGTCGTGGTACGCCGGAGCGATCTCGACCCGGTGGTCCTGCACGTGCCGGTCGGCGCCGAGGTGGAGTTCTGGGCCGTCGACGAGGACGGGGTCCCCTACACCGGCACCGTCGGCGACGCGACAGGGGCCCGGACGGTCGACGGTCGGGCCCTCGAACAGCGCGAGGGCACACTCCCGCACGCCCTGCCGCTCGGCTGGCACACCCTCCACGCCAGGGTGGACGGGCGGGAGACCTCCTCCACCTTCGTGGTCACGCCGGACCGGCTGAGCACGACGGCGGCGCTCAGGAAGCACCGTACGTGGGGCCTCATGGCTCAGCTCTACTCGGTCCGATCCTCCGGGTCGTGGGGCATCGGGGACCTCTCCGACCTCGGGCAGCTGGCCCAGGCCGCGGCGGCACACGGCGGCGGCTTCGTCCTGGTCAACCCCTTGCATGCCGCCGAGCCCGTGCCTCCCGTGGAACCATCCCCGTACCTGCCCACCACGCGGCGCTACTTCCATCCCCTCTACCTGCGCATCGAGGACGTCCCCGAGTATGCGAGGCTCGACGACGCCGCCCGGGCGAGGATCAGCGCCCTCGCCGCCGGATTCACCACGGCGAACACCGCCACGGAGCTGCTCGACCGCGACTCCTCGTACGCCGCGAAGCTCGAGGCGCTGGAACTCGTCTTCGCCCACCCGCTCCCCGAGCAGCGCCAGCACGATTTCGACGCGTACCGCGCCCACCAGGGGCAGGGCCTTGCCGATTTCGCCCTCTGGTCCGCTCTCGCCGAGACCTACCCTCCGGGCGCACCGGAGTGGGACGACGTCGGCCGGCCGGGGTCGGCGGGCGCGCGGGAGTACGCGGAGCGCCACGCGGAGCGGATCGAGTTCCACGAGTGGCTGCAGTGGCTCCTCGACGAGCAGCTGCAGGAGGCCCAGCTCGAGGCGACGGGTGCGGGGATGCGGATCGGCGTGGTGCACGACCTCGCCGTGGGCGTCCACCCGAGCGGCGCCGACGCGTGGTCGCTGCAGGACGTGCTCGCGTCGGGCATCAGCGTGGGTGCCCCGCCGGACATGTTCAACCAGCACGGGCAGGACTGGAGCCAGCCGCCGTGGCACCCGGAGCGCCTCGCAGCGTCCGGGTACGCGGCGTTCCGCGACATGCTCCGCAACATCCTCCGCCATGCGGGCGGTATCCGGGTGGACCACATCCTGGGCCTGTTCCGTCTCTGGTGGATCCCGCAGGGCGCGGCGCCGGGTGCGGGAGCGTACGTCTACTACGACCACAGGGCGCTGATCGGCATCCTGGTGCTGGAGGCCGAGCGCGCCGGGGCGGTCGTGGTGGGCGAGGACCTCGGCGTCTTCGAGCCCGGCGTGCAGGAATACCTCGGTGAGCGGGGTGTCTTCGGTACCTCGATCCTCTGGTTCGAGCAGGACGAGGACGGCCCCCTGCCGCCCGAGGCCTACCGTGAGGGCTGCCTGACGACGGTGACGGTGCACGATCTCCCGCCGAGCGCGGGCTACCTCGCCGGCGAGCACGTGGCCCTGCGCGAGAAGCTCGGGCTGCTCAGCCGCCCGGTGGCGGAGGAACAGGCCGAGGACCGCGCCGTCCAGGAGAAGTTCCTCGCGCTCCTGCGGCAGCGCGGCCTCCTGGCGGGCACCCCGGACGTCCGGCAGACCGTCGAGGCGCTGCACGCCTTCATCGCGCAGACCCCCTCGGTGCTGCTGGGCGTGGCTCTCGCCGACGCCGTCGGTGAACGCCGCACCCAGAACCAGCCGGGCACCAACGACGAGTACCCCAACTGGCGCATCCCCCTCGCCGACGCCGACGGCAGGGCGGTCCTCGTCGAGGACCTCGCCGGGAACGAGCGGTTCGCCTCGCTCGTCGCGTCGCTGGGCCTCCCGCCGGCGGACGGGGAGGCCGCGGGGCCGATCGCCTGA
- a CDS encoding YtxH domain-containing protein, with product MKNKLVFAAGMAAGYVLGTRAGRESYEQLRSKAQKLWNDPKVQEKVSSTTETLKSKAPAVQDSLKGVLKKGGSDSGDGAKDPGTPGKDIGASGDLPLDVPPVVTVMDTSTAGKPGTTATPGAAGTTGPSGGDPRHVEDTPFEAQDADTRPDLKG from the coding sequence ATGAAGAACAAACTCGTATTCGCAGCGGGGATGGCTGCAGGCTACGTCCTCGGCACGCGGGCCGGCCGGGAGAGCTACGAGCAGCTCCGGTCGAAGGCGCAGAAGCTGTGGAACGACCCGAAGGTCCAGGAGAAGGTCTCGTCGACCACCGAAACCCTCAAGAGCAAGGCCCCCGCGGTCCAGGACTCCCTCAAGGGCGTGCTGAAGAAGGGCGGTTCGGACTCCGGGGACGGTGCCAAGGACCCGGGTACCCCGGGCAAGGACATCGGCGCGAGCGGGGACCTCCCCCTCGACGTCCCACCGGTGGTCACCGTGATGGACACCTCGACGGCAGGGAAGCCGGGCACCACGGCGACGCCGGGCGCCGCGGGGACCACCGGCCCGAGCGGTGGCGACCCGCGACACGTCGAGGACACCCCGTTCGAGGCGCAGGACGCGGACACACGCCCTGACCTGAAGGGGTAG
- a CDS encoding ROK family transcriptional regulator, with protein MIEKTRRRESSRGKVIDLIRSSGPISRVELAEKTGLTQATISTLVRTLLTEDIILESGRGESTGGKPRMFLELNPASRLGVGVHIGQDYITYIIADLRGHVVGRRRVDGPGDTSPLTVVSRMTRDIEALIVESGVNRGSIVGMGIATPGPLDRTTGTVRNAPSLEIWSDFPIRRALTSTTGFHCEFDNDATAAAIGEYWLGATEGYSNYASVYMGSGIGSGIVMDGTIYQGVSSNVGEIGHVTVDARGLQCPCGNIGCLELYASPRIVVAQAADAAARGELDIPLTGVISEDFAAVGTAATNGDATALRLMQDSAEYVASAVISMVNLLDLQLIVLAGSAFSTAGGFYVDIISDALARRAMARAIHPVEVRLSVNGNDAAALGAATLVLQDRLSPRTLRSVSFA; from the coding sequence GTGATCGAAAAGACCCGCCGCCGCGAGTCTTCCCGGGGGAAGGTCATCGACCTCATTCGCTCCAGCGGACCCATCAGTCGCGTGGAACTCGCCGAGAAGACGGGCCTGACCCAGGCCACCATCTCCACCCTCGTGCGCACGCTGCTGACCGAGGACATCATCCTCGAATCAGGCCGCGGCGAATCGACGGGCGGCAAGCCCCGCATGTTCCTCGAACTCAACCCGGCCTCACGCCTCGGAGTCGGCGTCCACATCGGCCAGGACTACATCACCTACATCATCGCGGACCTCCGCGGCCACGTGGTGGGCCGGCGGCGCGTCGACGGCCCGGGCGACACCTCCCCCCTGACGGTGGTCAGCCGGATGACGAGGGACATCGAGGCGCTGATCGTCGAGTCCGGCGTCAACCGCGGCAGCATCGTGGGCATGGGCATCGCGACACCCGGACCCCTCGACCGCACCACGGGCACGGTCCGCAACGCACCGTCCCTGGAGATCTGGAGCGACTTCCCCATCCGCCGCGCGCTGACCTCCACCACGGGCTTCCACTGCGAGTTCGACAACGACGCCACGGCGGCGGCCATCGGCGAGTACTGGCTCGGCGCCACGGAGGGGTACTCGAACTACGCCTCCGTCTACATGGGCTCGGGCATCGGCTCCGGGATCGTCATGGACGGCACCATCTACCAGGGCGTCAGCTCCAACGTCGGCGAGATCGGGCACGTGACGGTCGACGCCCGGGGACTCCAGTGCCCCTGCGGCAACATCGGCTGCCTGGAGCTGTACGCGAGCCCGAGGATCGTGGTGGCGCAGGCCGCCGACGCCGCAGCGCGGGGGGAGCTCGACATCCCCCTGACGGGCGTCATCTCCGAGGACTTCGCCGCCGTGGGGACGGCCGCGACGAACGGCGACGCGACGGCGCTGCGCCTGATGCAGGATTCCGCCGAGTACGTGGCGAGTGCGGTGATCTCGATGGTGAACCTCCTCGATCTCCAACTCATCGTCCTCGCGGGAAGTGCCTTCTCGACGGCCGGCGGATTCTATGTGGACATCATCAGCGACGCCCTGGCCCGCCGGGCGATGGCGCGGGCGATCCATCCCGTGGAGGTCCGCCTGTCCGTGAACGGCAACGACGCCGCAGCCCTCGGCGCCGCGACGCTCGTGCTGCAGGACCGGCTGTCACCGCGCACCCTCCGCTCCGTCTCCTTCGCCTGA
- a CDS encoding SGNH/GDSL hydrolase family protein encodes MILEGCLVFAGDSVTDCGRREDPERLGFGYVRELASSGSLSGCRILNAGVGGDRLEDLERRWEADVLAAQPDAVSVMIGINDTWRRYDSGIPSDPGSFTDRYRRLLATLVPAVRIILLEPFVLPVRQDQLSWREDLDPRIDAVHLLAEEFGAVIVPVDGILNGLAQRTGAAALADDGVHPTAQGHREIAAAWRRAVGAA; translated from the coding sequence GTGATTCTCGAGGGGTGCCTTGTTTTCGCCGGAGACAGTGTCACGGACTGCGGGCGGCGCGAGGATCCAGAGCGCCTGGGCTTCGGGTATGTGCGAGAGCTCGCCTCCTCCGGATCGCTGTCGGGCTGCCGGATCCTCAATGCGGGTGTCGGCGGCGACCGGCTCGAGGACCTCGAACGGCGCTGGGAGGCGGACGTCCTCGCCGCGCAGCCCGACGCCGTGTCGGTGATGATCGGCATCAACGACACCTGGCGTCGTTACGACAGCGGGATCCCCTCCGATCCCGGCAGCTTCACCGACCGCTACCGCCGCCTGCTCGCCACTCTCGTCCCCGCTGTGCGGATCATCCTGCTGGAACCGTTCGTGCTACCGGTGCGCCAGGACCAGCTCTCCTGGCGTGAGGATCTCGATCCGCGGATCGACGCCGTGCACCTGCTCGCCGAGGAGTTCGGCGCGGTGATCGTGCCCGTGGACGGCATCCTCAACGGGCTGGCCCAGCGGACGGGAGCCGCGGCTCTCGCCGACGACGGCGTCCACCCCACGGCGCAGGGTCACCGGGAGATCGCGGCGGCCTGGCGCCGGGCCGTGGGCGCGGCATGA
- a CDS encoding NAD(P)/FAD-dependent oxidoreductase, with amino-acid sequence MDRLGTYDVVIVGGGVSGLSTALVLGRARRSVLVVDAGTPRNAPAGAAYGFITRDGVAPDRLVALARRDLAPYAVEFLDGTVEGARKVRQGWAVTTSDGASAAGRHLVLATGLRDVLPEVPGAREAWGRGLLQCPYCHGWEVRDQPLGVLGSSSSSLHQALLVRQWSEDVTFFPHTLDPLPEDDERRLRSRGVRIAEGRVHALVPADGDDGAPRALRGVRLEDGSVHPCSAVFCEPGSDAALPLIDALGCALRDDGCVSTDDIGRTSVEGVWAVGNAADPAAQLMPAAGDAYRTAVAVNALLVEADCAACLDAEEAVSEGV; translated from the coding sequence ATGGACAGGCTGGGAACGTACGACGTCGTCATCGTGGGTGGAGGGGTGTCCGGGCTGAGTACCGCACTCGTGCTCGGTCGGGCCAGGCGGAGCGTGCTGGTGGTCGACGCGGGAACGCCGCGCAACGCCCCGGCCGGGGCTGCCTACGGATTCATCACGCGGGACGGCGTGGCGCCCGACCGGCTCGTCGCGCTCGCACGGCGGGACCTCGCCCCGTACGCGGTGGAGTTCCTCGACGGCACCGTCGAGGGGGCCCGGAAGGTCCGCCAGGGGTGGGCCGTCACCACCTCGGACGGCGCGTCGGCCGCCGGGCGGCACCTCGTGCTCGCCACAGGGCTGCGTGACGTCCTCCCCGAGGTCCCCGGCGCGCGGGAGGCGTGGGGCCGCGGCCTGCTGCAGTGTCCGTACTGCCATGGCTGGGAGGTCAGGGACCAGCCCCTCGGCGTCCTTGGATCGTCGTCGAGCTCGCTCCACCAGGCACTGCTGGTGCGGCAGTGGTCCGAGGACGTCACCTTCTTCCCCCACACCCTCGACCCGCTCCCGGAGGACGACGAGCGGCGCCTGCGCTCTCGCGGTGTCCGGATCGCCGAGGGTCGCGTGCACGCCCTCGTCCCCGCGGACGGGGACGACGGCGCGCCGCGGGCCCTGCGCGGCGTCCGGCTGGAGGACGGTTCCGTGCACCCCTGCTCGGCGGTCTTCTGCGAGCCCGGGTCCGATGCCGCCCTACCGCTGATCGACGCACTGGGGTGCGCCCTGCGCGACGACGGCTGCGTGTCTACCGACGACATCGGGCGCACCTCGGTGGAGGGGGTCTGGGCCGTCGGCAACGCGGCGGACCCGGCAGCGCAGCTGATGCCCGCCGCGGGTGACGCCTACCGGACCGCCGTCGCCGTCAACGCCCTGCTCGTCGAGGCGGACTGCGCCGCGTGCCTCGACGCGGAGGAAGCGGTGAGCGAGGGTGTCTGA
- a CDS encoding alpha-galactosidase, protein MPLPEPIIRHLQAGGVSVVLGCPVDRLPEVLYWGAALGDLGPEDLAAVAALGEPLLENTTDLPVRLGVLPEHGAGWMGTPGLSGHRGGQDWSPLFTAVRHDVEGDRLLVHAEDPLTRLALDYTLELLPSGLLRARATITNRAPEDYELQDFVVVLPLAPEAHEILDLAGRWAKERVPQRHRVTVGTYRREVRRGRTGADSPTVLSAGVPGFGFRDGENWGVHVAWSGNHQSFVERMTSGRTVIGGGELLLPGEVVLAEGESYTSPWLYGAYGRGLDDQAARFHRWLRSRPQHPASDRPVTLNVWEAVYFDHRLEPLLELAERAARVGVERYVLDDGWFRGRRDDSAGLGDWFEDPEVWPEGLHPLVDRVRALGMQFGLWFEPEMVNPDSDLARNHPDWILQVNGRLPLEARRQQVLDLTVPEASAYLLDRISALVTDYGLEYLKWDHNRDLVDAGSAATGRPRVHDQTHAVYALLDELRRRHPGLEIESCSSGGARVDLGILERTDRVWASDCIDPLERQQILRWTAQLLPAELVGSHIGSAVSHTTGRASSLDFRAITAMFGHFGIEWDINGLDDGELAAVAGWVALHKRFRSLLRSGTTVRGDAALREVAVTGVVAADAAEALFSLSLLARPSTWPPGLVKLPGLDPDARYAITQVGGAQASGQPFTAPAWQGGSLVVGGRVLGSMGLQVPLLQPEQAVLVHLRALR, encoded by the coding sequence ATGCCGCTTCCGGAACCGATCATCCGCCATCTCCAGGCAGGAGGCGTCAGCGTCGTCCTCGGCTGCCCGGTGGACCGCCTCCCCGAGGTGCTGTACTGGGGTGCCGCCCTCGGCGATCTGGGGCCGGAGGATCTCGCGGCGGTCGCCGCCCTCGGGGAGCCCCTCCTGGAGAACACGACCGACCTCCCGGTCCGGCTGGGCGTCCTGCCCGAGCACGGCGCCGGCTGGATGGGGACGCCCGGACTGTCCGGGCACCGGGGCGGGCAGGACTGGTCCCCCCTCTTCACGGCGGTGCGGCACGACGTCGAGGGCGACCGGCTGCTGGTCCACGCCGAGGATCCACTCACCCGGCTCGCCCTGGACTACACCCTGGAACTCCTGCCTTCCGGTCTGCTCCGGGCACGCGCCACGATCACCAACCGCGCTCCGGAGGACTACGAGCTACAGGATTTCGTCGTCGTCCTCCCTCTCGCCCCCGAGGCCCACGAGATCCTCGATCTCGCGGGACGCTGGGCCAAGGAGCGCGTGCCGCAACGCCACCGCGTCACGGTGGGCACCTACCGGCGCGAGGTGCGGCGGGGCCGTACGGGCGCCGATTCACCGACCGTGCTGAGCGCGGGTGTCCCCGGCTTCGGGTTCCGCGACGGCGAGAACTGGGGCGTGCACGTCGCCTGGAGCGGCAACCACCAGTCCTTCGTGGAGCGGATGACGAGCGGGCGGACCGTGATCGGGGGCGGGGAACTCCTCCTGCCCGGCGAGGTGGTCCTCGCCGAGGGTGAGAGCTACACCTCGCCCTGGCTGTACGGCGCCTACGGCCGGGGGCTGGACGACCAGGCCGCGCGATTCCACCGGTGGCTGCGCTCGCGGCCGCAGCACCCGGCGTCGGACCGTCCCGTCACGCTCAACGTCTGGGAAGCCGTGTACTTCGACCACCGCCTCGAGCCGCTGCTCGAACTGGCGGAGCGCGCCGCCCGCGTGGGCGTGGAGCGCTACGTGCTCGACGACGGTTGGTTCCGGGGGCGCCGCGATGATTCCGCCGGCCTGGGTGACTGGTTCGAGGATCCGGAGGTGTGGCCCGAGGGCCTGCACCCGCTCGTGGACCGCGTGCGGGCACTCGGCATGCAGTTCGGGCTCTGGTTCGAGCCCGAGATGGTGAACCCCGACTCCGACCTGGCCCGGAACCACCCGGACTGGATCCTCCAGGTCAACGGCCGCCTGCCGCTCGAGGCCCGGCGGCAGCAGGTCCTCGACCTCACCGTCCCGGAGGCGTCCGCCTATCTCCTCGACCGCATCTCGGCCCTCGTCACCGACTACGGCCTGGAGTACCTCAAGTGGGACCACAACAGGGACCTCGTCGACGCCGGATCGGCCGCCACCGGACGCCCCCGGGTCCACGACCAGACCCACGCCGTGTACGCGCTCCTCGACGAGCTGCGCCGCCGGCACCCCGGGCTCGAGATCGAATCCTGTTCCTCGGGTGGAGCCCGCGTGGACCTCGGCATCCTCGAGCGGACGGACAGAGTGTGGGCCAGCGACTGCATCGACCCGCTCGAGCGGCAGCAGATCCTCCGGTGGACCGCGCAGCTGCTCCCCGCCGAGCTCGTCGGCAGCCATATCGGCAGCGCGGTCTCCCACACCACGGGGCGGGCCTCCTCCCTGGACTTCCGGGCCATCACGGCCATGTTCGGGCACTTCGGCATCGAGTGGGACATCAACGGACTCGACGACGGCGAGCTCGCCGCCGTCGCCGGCTGGGTGGCCCTCCACAAGCGCTTCCGGTCACTGCTCCGCTCCGGCACGACGGTGCGCGGTGATGCCGCGCTCCGCGAGGTGGCGGTCACGGGGGTCGTCGCGGCGGACGCCGCGGAGGCCCTCTTCTCCCTCTCGCTGCTCGCCCGTCCGTCCACCTGGCCGCCCGGACTCGTGAAGCTCCCGGGCCTCGACCCCGACGCCCGCTACGCCATCACGCAGGTCGGCGGCGCCCAGGCGTCCGGGCAGCCCTTCACGGCACCCGCCTGGCAGGGCGGGAGCCTGGTGGTCGGCGGCCGCGTCCTCGGATCGATGGGCCTCCAGGTGCCCCTGCTGCAGCCCGAACAGGCCGTGCTCGTGCACCTCCGGGCGCTGCGCTGA
- a CDS encoding peroxiredoxin-like family protein codes for MKQRTAFTETIASQVEEFTPAFEAKVGPELAAVFAREQEDLRRAGTPQGIARVGDRLPETHLYDAEGHRTGLGEVLGAAAAILIFYRGSWCPYCSIALKTYQRELRPVVEAFGTRLVAISPQAPHRSVRAAREAGLYLTMYSDKGNALAAQLGIVTVPSRDSIRARAALGIDVAGYNMDRTSAIPFPTVVVADATGTIRLIDVRVDYTTRTEACDIIDALVAL; via the coding sequence ATGAAGCAGAGAACGGCATTCACGGAGACGATCGCATCGCAGGTCGAGGAGTTCACGCCGGCGTTCGAGGCGAAGGTCGGGCCGGAACTGGCCGCGGTGTTCGCCCGTGAGCAGGAGGACCTGCGCCGGGCGGGCACGCCGCAGGGGATCGCCCGGGTGGGTGACCGGTTGCCCGAGACCCACCTGTACGACGCGGAAGGGCACCGGACCGGGCTGGGGGAGGTGCTCGGTGCGGCGGCGGCGATCCTCATCTTCTACCGCGGCTCGTGGTGCCCCTACTGCAGTATCGCCCTGAAGACGTACCAGCGGGAGCTGCGGCCCGTCGTCGAGGCCTTCGGCACGCGGCTCGTCGCGATCAGTCCGCAGGCGCCCCACCGTTCGGTGAGGGCCGCCCGCGAGGCGGGGCTGTACCTCACGATGTACTCGGACAAGGGCAATGCCCTGGCCGCGCAGCTCGGCATCGTCACAGTACCCAGCCGTGATTCGATCCGCGCGAGGGCTGCCCTCGGCATCGACGTGGCCGGTTACAACATGGACCGCACCTCGGCGATCCCGTTCCCCACGGTGGTCGTCGCCGACGCCACCGGCACCATCCGCCTGATCGACGTGCGGGTCGACTACACCACGCGGACCGAGGCGTGCGACATCATCGACGCCCTCGTGGCGCTGTAG
- a CDS encoding GNAT family N-acetyltransferase, translating into MHLILDRVPYDAPDATALRDAQQAELHVRYSSEDHEPGEPPTAANVPFFLVARTADGTAVGCGGLRPLGAGGLEIKRMFVLPALRGRGVATAILRRIEEEARTLGCPELLLETGTEQPDAMRFYEREGYRRIDNFGHYAGEAHSVCYARTLV; encoded by the coding sequence ATGCACCTGATCCTCGACCGCGTGCCCTACGACGCCCCGGATGCCACCGCGCTGCGCGACGCCCAGCAGGCCGAGCTGCATGTGCGCTACAGCAGCGAGGACCACGAGCCCGGCGAGCCGCCCACCGCGGCCAACGTGCCGTTCTTCCTCGTCGCGCGGACCGCGGACGGGACCGCGGTGGGCTGTGGCGGACTGCGGCCGCTCGGGGCCGGAGGCCTCGAGATCAAGCGCATGTTCGTGCTGCCGGCCCTCCGCGGCCGGGGTGTCGCGACGGCGATCCTGCGGCGCATCGAGGAGGAGGCGCGGACCCTGGGGTGCCCCGAGCTGCTCCTCGAGACCGGCACGGAACAGCCGGACGCGATGCGCTTCTACGAGCGCGAGGGGTACCGCCGCATCGACAACTTCGGCCACTACGCCGGCGAGGCGCACTCGGTCTGCTACGCGCGCACCCTCGTCTGA
- a CDS encoding MarR family winged helix-turn-helix transcriptional regulator: MDAADTGGVEFDRAIEVLEEQTSVLWRRERTTSHALAKNVHPEMEPAAYGVLTLLQREGSLRATDIATSIGVGKPSVSRQLAALERLGLVSRRLDPSDARSQRVLLTARGQQQLAAAQAGRRTAFTALMRSWDPDDVETLGLLIARLNSTYKKDTW; this comes from the coding sequence ATGGATGCAGCAGATACCGGCGGGGTGGAATTCGACCGCGCCATCGAGGTGCTGGAGGAGCAGACGAGTGTGCTGTGGCGCCGCGAACGGACCACATCCCACGCGCTCGCCAAGAACGTGCACCCGGAGATGGAGCCGGCAGCCTACGGTGTCCTGACCCTGCTGCAGCGGGAGGGTTCGCTGCGGGCCACCGACATCGCCACGAGCATCGGGGTGGGCAAGCCGTCGGTGAGCCGCCAGCTCGCGGCGCTCGAACGCCTCGGCCTGGTCAGCCGCCGGCTCGACCCGTCGGACGCCCGTTCGCAGCGCGTGCTGCTCACCGCACGGGGGCAGCAGCAGCTGGCGGCCGCCCAGGCGGGCCGGCGGACGGCCTTCACCGCGCTGATGCGCAGCTGGGATCCGGACGACGTCGAGACGCTCGGACTGCTGATCGCCCGGCTGAACAGCACCTACAAGAAGGACACCTGGTAG